In Paraburkholderia phenazinium, the following are encoded in one genomic region:
- a CDS encoding sigma-54-dependent transcriptional regulator: MPHALIVEDDPNSLSGLSAILAADGFSVDTATTLAEARAALTRFIPDVVLVDLNLPDGSGLDLLQHLPAQPPGGALPVIVMTGNATVESAIEGLRHGIWDYLLKPVNIPRLRSLLARIPRPYELTEEVQTLRATLRQLGRFGPMLGRSGAIQHVYDLIEHNAPTEAAVLISGEAGTGKEVTARTLHEMSRRRKGPFVTFDCRSAAQLAANRSLDSVLFGHERGAFNGAEQREQGLFEQASGGTLFIDEIAELPRPQQEALLRALDSQTFMRVGGTHQVVTDFRLIASTRKSPRAAVADGSLHEDLALRLDAAAVALPPLRERGDDAALFAQALVDELNREASARGITDATKQVGPNFLRECLSYEWPGNVRELQERVRRAYQASGDVLETLRADEAGSAGGRDLNGSRVQVTVGTPLADVEEMLIRATLDAVGGTRHRAASLLGISPKTLYNKLQRMRLN, from the coding sequence ATGCCACACGCCCTGATTGTCGAAGACGATCCCAATAGCCTGTCAGGCCTGTCCGCGATCCTCGCAGCCGACGGCTTTTCGGTCGACACCGCGACGACGCTCGCCGAAGCGCGCGCGGCGCTGACGCGCTTCATCCCCGACGTCGTGCTGGTCGACCTGAACCTGCCTGACGGCAGCGGCCTCGACCTGCTCCAGCATCTGCCTGCGCAACCGCCCGGCGGCGCCCTGCCCGTCATCGTGATGACCGGCAATGCCACCGTCGAAAGCGCCATTGAAGGTCTGCGGCACGGCATCTGGGATTATCTGCTCAAGCCCGTCAACATTCCGCGCCTACGCAGCCTGCTCGCACGCATTCCGCGTCCGTACGAGCTGACCGAAGAAGTTCAGACCCTGCGCGCGACCTTGCGCCAGTTGGGCCGCTTCGGGCCCATGCTCGGCAGAAGCGGCGCGATCCAGCACGTGTACGACCTGATCGAACACAACGCGCCCACCGAGGCCGCCGTGCTGATCTCCGGCGAAGCCGGCACCGGCAAGGAAGTCACCGCGCGTACGCTGCACGAGATGAGCCGGCGCCGCAAAGGGCCGTTCGTGACGTTCGATTGCCGTTCGGCGGCCCAGCTCGCCGCGAACCGCTCGCTCGACAGCGTCCTGTTCGGCCACGAACGCGGCGCGTTCAACGGCGCCGAGCAACGCGAACAGGGCCTGTTCGAACAGGCGAGCGGCGGCACGCTCTTTATCGACGAAATCGCCGAATTGCCGCGCCCGCAACAGGAAGCGCTCTTGCGGGCCCTCGATTCGCAGACCTTCATGCGGGTCGGCGGCACCCATCAGGTAGTCACGGATTTCCGGCTGATCGCGTCGACCCGCAAGTCGCCGCGCGCGGCGGTGGCCGATGGCAGCCTTCACGAAGATCTCGCGCTGCGCCTCGACGCAGCGGCCGTGGCGCTGCCGCCGCTGCGCGAACGCGGCGACGATGCCGCGCTGTTTGCGCAGGCGCTGGTCGACGAGCTGAATCGCGAGGCGAGCGCTCGCGGCATCACCGATGCGACCAAGCAGGTCGGGCCGAATTTCCTGCGCGAGTGCCTCTCGTATGAATGGCCGGGCAATGTGCGCGAATTGCAGGAACGCGTGCGGCGCGCCTATCAGGCCTCGGGCGACGTGCTCGAAACATTGCGCGCCGACGAGGCCGGTTCGGCCGGCGGCCGCGACCTGAACGGCAGCCGCGTGCAGGTGACGGTCGGTACGCCGCTCGCGGATGTGGAGGAGATGCTGATCCGCGCGACGCTCGATGCTGTCGGCGGTACGCGGCACCGCGCCGCGTCGCTGCTGGGGATCAGTCCCAAGACGCTCTACAACAAGCTGCAGCGGATGCGTCTGAACTGA
- the acpS gene encoding holo-ACP synthase, with translation MAIYGIGTDIVQVSRVAAVMTRTNGRFAEKVLGPDELKIYHARQARSAVRGLAFLATRFSAKEAFSKAIGLGMRWPMTWRALQTLNEASGKPMVVASGELAEWLTARGITARVTISDEHDYAVSFVIAETADPAAP, from the coding sequence ATGGCAATCTACGGCATCGGCACCGATATCGTCCAGGTGAGCCGCGTGGCGGCGGTGATGACCCGCACCAACGGGCGCTTCGCCGAGAAGGTGCTCGGCCCGGACGAGCTGAAGATCTATCACGCGCGCCAGGCCCGCTCGGCCGTGCGTGGACTCGCGTTTCTCGCCACCCGTTTTTCGGCGAAGGAAGCGTTCTCTAAAGCGATCGGACTCGGCATGCGCTGGCCGATGACCTGGCGTGCGCTGCAGACGCTCAATGAAGCGAGCGGCAAGCCGATGGTGGTCGCCTCGGGCGAACTGGCCGAATGGCTGACCGCTCGCGGCATCACCGCCCGGGTCACGATCAGCGACGAGCACGACTATGCCGTGTCGTTCGTGATCGCCGAGACGGCGGACCCTGCTGCCCCCTGA
- a CDS encoding CsbD family protein, which yields MNNDIAEGKWKQIIGKAKTAWGELTDDELTKAEGRADKLAGLIQERYGKTREEAVREVNRFFDMYRD from the coding sequence ATGAATAACGACATCGCTGAAGGCAAGTGGAAGCAGATTATCGGCAAAGCGAAAACCGCGTGGGGCGAACTGACGGACGACGAGTTGACGAAGGCCGAAGGTCGCGCCGACAAGCTCGCCGGGCTGATTCAGGAGCGCTACGGCAAGACTCGCGAAGAAGCCGTGCGTGAAGTGAACCGCTTTTTCGATATGTACCGGGACTAA
- the pdxJ gene encoding pyridoxine 5'-phosphate synthase, translated as MSFFLTSPNVIDLGVNIDHVATLRNARGTSYPDPIRAALDAEAAGADAITLHLREDRRHIVDADVRTLRPLLKTRMNLECAVTQEMLDIACEVKPHDVCLVPEKREELTTEGGLDVAGQFEAVRAACKQLAEVGSRVSLFIDPDETQIRAAHEAGAPVIELHTGRYAEAHDPAEQQREYERVVRSVEFGLSLGIKVNAGHGLHYTNVQQIAAIDGIVELNIGHAIVAHAIFAGWDNAVREMKAIMVAARLAARA; from the coding sequence ATGAGCTTCTTTCTTACGTCGCCTAATGTGATCGACCTGGGCGTGAATATCGATCACGTCGCTACGCTGCGCAATGCGCGCGGCACGTCCTATCCGGACCCGATCCGCGCGGCGCTCGACGCCGAAGCGGCCGGCGCCGATGCGATCACGCTGCATCTGCGCGAGGACCGCCGGCATATCGTCGACGCCGACGTGCGCACGCTGCGTCCGTTGCTTAAGACGCGCATGAACCTCGAATGCGCGGTCACGCAGGAGATGCTCGACATCGCTTGTGAAGTGAAACCGCATGATGTCTGCCTCGTGCCGGAAAAGCGCGAAGAGCTGACGACGGAAGGCGGACTCGATGTCGCCGGCCAGTTCGAAGCCGTACGCGCCGCCTGCAAGCAACTCGCTGAGGTGGGCTCGCGCGTGTCGCTCTTCATCGATCCGGACGAAACGCAGATCCGCGCCGCGCACGAAGCCGGCGCGCCGGTGATCGAGCTGCACACCGGCCGCTATGCCGAAGCGCACGATCCGGCCGAACAACAGCGCGAGTATGAGCGCGTGGTGCGCAGCGTCGAATTCGGCCTGTCGCTCGGCATCAAGGTGAACGCGGGCCACGGCCTGCACTACACGAACGTCCAGCAGATCGCGGCGATCGACGGCATTGTCGAGCTGAATATCGGCCACGCGATCGTCGCGCATGCGATTTTCGCCGGCTGGGATAACGCCGTGCGCGAGATGAAGGCGATCATGGTTGCCGCGCGTCTCGCGGCGCGCGCTTAA
- the nagZ gene encoding beta-N-acetylhexosaminidase → MKTNPGPVMLDVVGKTLSDDDKRRLAHPMTGGVILFARHYENRAQLIALTDAIRAVREDLLIAVDHEGGRVQRFRTDGFTVLPAMGKLGALWDSDVLHATKVTTAVGYILAAELRACGIDMSFTPVLDLNYGQSQVIGDRAFHRDPRVVAMLAKSLNHGLALAGMANCGKHFPGHGFATADSHVAMPVDDRPLEAILRDDVAPYDWLGLALASVIPAHVIYSQVDSRPAGFSKVWLEDVLRGKLRFPGAIFSDDLSMEAARQGGTLTEAASAALHAGCDMVLICNQPEEAEKVLDALRFAPSKESQARLKRMRPRGKALKWSKLVAEPEYLQAQALLRSAFA, encoded by the coding sequence ATGAAAACCAATCCCGGACCGGTGATGCTCGACGTGGTCGGCAAAACGCTGAGCGACGACGACAAGCGCCGTCTCGCGCATCCGATGACCGGCGGCGTGATCCTGTTCGCGCGTCACTACGAGAACCGTGCGCAACTGATTGCGCTGACCGATGCGATCCGCGCGGTACGCGAAGACCTGCTGATCGCTGTCGATCACGAAGGCGGCCGCGTGCAGCGCTTCCGTACCGACGGTTTCACGGTGCTGCCGGCCATGGGCAAGCTCGGCGCGCTGTGGGACTCGGATGTGCTGCACGCCACCAAGGTCACCACGGCGGTGGGCTATATCCTCGCCGCCGAATTGCGTGCCTGCGGGATCGACATGAGCTTTACGCCGGTGCTCGATCTGAACTACGGCCAGTCGCAGGTGATCGGCGACCGCGCATTCCATCGCGATCCGCGCGTGGTGGCGATGCTCGCGAAGAGTCTGAATCACGGTCTCGCGCTGGCGGGCATGGCCAATTGCGGCAAGCATTTTCCCGGACACGGTTTCGCCACTGCGGACTCGCATGTTGCGATGCCGGTGGACGATCGTCCGCTCGAGGCGATTCTGCGCGACGACGTCGCCCCGTATGACTGGCTTGGCCTCGCGCTGGCATCGGTGATCCCTGCGCATGTGATCTATTCGCAGGTCGATTCCAGGCCGGCCGGTTTCTCGAAGGTCTGGCTGGAAGACGTGTTGCGCGGCAAGCTGCGTTTCCCGGGCGCCATCTTCAGCGACGACCTGTCGATGGAGGCCGCGCGCCAGGGCGGCACGCTGACCGAAGCGGCGAGCGCGGCCCTGCACGCGGGATGCGACATGGTGCTGATCTGCAATCAGCCTGAGGAAGCGGAGAAGGTGCTCGACGCGTTGCGCTTCGCGCCGTCGAAGGAATCGCAGGCGCGCCTCAAGCGGATGCGCCCGCGCGGCAAGGCGCTCAAGTGGAGCAAGCTGGTGGCCGAGCCCGAGTATCTGCAGGCTCAGGCGCTGTTGCGCAGCGCGTTTGCCTGA